Proteins co-encoded in one Montipora capricornis isolate CH-2021 chromosome 12, ASM3666992v2, whole genome shotgun sequence genomic window:
- the LOC138025554 gene encoding uncharacterized protein, whose translation MSRRTRFLIGSCALFLIFDSTLVFLAITQWTDLDGDYKPNATISANLGSQMEPCWTQCNLVTSASFSASLVSFIRASTTNEGQELRLSGLAVYSNLTNACQRLVDVSNAKVMRHKIAIVSLANETQCTFQDLLRNAQSAGYSMVVCVLNDVDSLPTRHEEQTDLGGVRLLVPLAGIQTTTECKTDIGSLLPTLILAVNVTTFLSLNPAINVDIRVPFVPTGDFYRKMGSYLEMILVWFFVGPIVTLEWMRRTKKLCWMSSGQRVYEEQLIGNRTADVSARSHAEQTEENNQKREGEQLPLLNTLKLSNQILPIGKGQCVDGCIKGTKMIFSKVLTSLGYVILVTTASPAGISLGGWSFFRFDNGETGTSGSVPASFSPDRQRTGFATGFIRCSYLLPLFWPTIQIICFLIYSLKSNWFASNIYLVILGVVVPYCSFSNLSVVVLFFTVINVICTVCNMLFIIILNKHQFVTRYVFHISVCMIGAYLESDLVALFYLILNSKGWLDNIKLTALRTVAIGLTLTLSFSSSMHIIRKLTKPRESLFEGLSEK comes from the exons ATGTCGAGAAGAACACGTTTTTTGATAGGCAGTTGTGCCCTCTTTCTAATTTTTGACTCTACCTTGGTGTTTCTTGCTATTACCCAATGGACAGATTTGGACGGCGATTATAAACCTAACGCAACAATATCAGCTAATCTAGGATCCCAAATGGAGCCTTGCTGGACCCAGTGCAACCTAGTTACGTCAGCGAGCTTTTCTGCTTCTTTGGTATCCTTTATTCGAGCGTCTACAACAAATGAAGGCCAAGAACTCAGACTGAGTGGGCTGGCAGTGTACTCCAATCTCACAAATGCATGTCAGCGTCTGGTTGATGTGAGTAACGCAAAGGTAATGAGGCACAAAATTGCTATCGTTAGCCTCGCAAATGAAACTCAGTGTACATTCCAAGATTTGCTGCGAAACGCACAAAGCGCAGGATACTCTATGGTCGTATGTGTGTTAAATGATGTGGATTCACTTCCCACACGACATGAAGAACAGACTGACTTGGGGGGCGTTCGGCTGCTGGTTCCACTTGCGGGAATTCAGACTACCACGGAATGTAAAACCGATATCGGTAGTTTGCTGCCAACGCTGATTCTTGCTGTTAATGTGACGACTTTCCTGTCTCTAAACCCTGCGATAAATGTTGATATCAGAGTGCCCTTTGTCCCAACCGGTGATTTTTACAGAAAAATGGGATCCTACCTAGAGATGATTTTAGTCTGGTTTTTTGTTGGTCCTATCGTCACTCTCGAGTGGATGAGGCGCACAAAGAAACTCTGTTGGATGTCTAGCGGTCAGCGAGTCTATGAAGAGCAGTTAATCGGGAACAGGACAGCTGATGTGAGCGCGAGGTCACACGCCGAACAGACTGaggaaaacaaccaaaaaagaGAAGGCGAACAACTTCCGCTTCTGAACACTCTAAAGCTTTCAAATCAGATTTTACCGATAGGAAAGGGACAGTGTGTAGATGGGTGCATTAAAGGTACCAAAATGATTTTTTCAAAAGTTCTTACGAGCCTTGGATATGTGATTCTTGTAACCACGGCTTCCCCAGCGGGTATCTCGCTTGGGGGTTGGTCTTTCTTCAGATTTGACAATGGCGAGACTGGCACAAGTGGCTCTGTTCCGGCTAGTTTTTCTCCGGACCGTCAACGCACTGGGTTTGCAACTGGTTTCATACGCTGCTCTTATTTATTGCCTCTGTTTTGGCCAACGATTCAAATAATTTGCTTTCTCATTTACTCTCTTA AAAGTAACTGGTTTGcatcaaatatttatttggtTATCTTAGGTGTAGTGGTACCTTATTGTTCCTTTTCAAACTTA tcagttgttgttttgttcttcaCCGTCATT AATGTGATTTGCACAGTCTGCAATATGCTCTTCATAATCATACTAAACAAGCACCAGTTTGTCACGCGGTATGTTTTCCATATTAGTGTATGCATGATCGGTGCCTATCTTGAAAGCGACCTTGTAGCCTTGTTTTATTTGATACTCAATTCTAAAGGCTGGTTAGACAATATCAAGCTCACTGCCCTTCGCACAGTCGCCATCGGTCTCACTCTGACCCTCAGCTTTAGTTCTTCGATGCACATCATTCGAAAACTGACGAAGCCAAGGGAGTCCTTGTTTGAGGGGCTTTCGGAGAAGTGA